GAGCCAGCTTGTCTTGACTTTCAGGGGATCCCCTGCGTTCCAGCCTGGGGCCCACTGTCTCCATGCGTTGGCCCTGTGCTGGCCTGGTTGGGCTCCGGGGTGGCTCTGTTGTCAACAGTTGGTGCAGAGCGTTGGGCTGCCTTGCTCTGGAGCTCTTTGTTTTTTAGTTTGGAGGTCAAATTTGAGTAATAAATATCTTCCAAGGGCTTATCATTCTTTCCGAGGATATTGCTGGCCAGCCGGAAGAGGAAGATGACCCCGTAGATGCCGATGATGGTCAGGATGTACCAGGCGGCGCTTGTCCCATCCGGGAGCTTCAAGGCCCGGGTGGAGTTGGTGGTGTTCTTCCCCTGCATGTGGTCCCTCAGTAGGTTCCACGGCAGGGCGCTGGCCGGGTCCGGCTGGGGCTCCCTGAGGAGTCCGTCTGGTCCCTCAGCAGGTGCCACAACAGGGCACTGGCCAGGTCTGGCTGGGCCCTGAGGAGTCCACCTGGTCACTGAGAAACAAAGAACCCCAGATGAGACCCTTCATCCCGGGCGGAGGGCTGCCTGGCCACACCCAGGGGAGTATGGTCCTCATACGAGTGGGAAAAAGGGGGCTGAACAGGGGCTTCCTTGGTGGCATCCCAAGAGCCTAACAACATGCATgccaatatattttaaaaaatcagaagagTTCAAAACACCAAGTTCTTGATAGGAGAAGCAACGTCATGTTGTTAGTgggtgtcgtcgagttgattctgactcatagcaaccccatgtgacagagtagaactgcccctagggttttctaggctgtaatctttatgggaggagattgcCACGTCCGTCTCCCTCGGAAcctctggtgggttccaactgccgaccttttggttagcagccaagagcttaactgtttgtgccacccagggacctcagaaCCAGCTATAACTCTTACTAAAAAACTCTCCCAATAGAACTAAAATAGCTAAAACCATGTGGTACTGCTGCCTAGACAggcagatcaatggaacagaataaaagCATCATCAGCAGGCCAAACGTGCTGCTGTCGGgtagattctgacccacagcgaccctgcaggacagagtagagctgctccatagggtttccaaggggcgcctggtgggttccaacggccgaccttttggttagcagcagtagttcttaaccattgcgctgccagggctccatcaaCAGGCCAGGAATTGGAATTTGGTAGATACGAAGGGGCACTTCCGATCATTGTGGAAAAGATGTAGTCTTCAATAAATAACATTGGAACAATACACTGTTGGGTCCACATCTCCCACCTTATGCTCCCCAAAGCCCagataaataacattttaatacAGAAAATTAAACCTTCTAAAAGTACTAGGAAAAAAATGgatggtggattttttttctttattatttcagATTGGGAAATGCTTTCTAAGCATAACACAAAAATCCaaaagcagaaacaaaacaaaagcccatAAAAATCACATTGTTAAATtcaagtacataaaaaaaaaaattaaagatactgcatgattaaaaaaatactataaaaccaaaagacAAATGACAAACTGGAAAATATCACAATTTATGTTATGAATTTTCTTAATAGCCTTTAGCTCTGTAAGAAAAAGCCTAAAAACCCagtaaagaaatgtgcaaaggataAGAACAAATAGGCCATGGAAAAAGAATTGGACCtcgaacattaaaaaaaaaaacttttcaattTCACTGAGACTAagagaaaagccctggtggtgcaaatatttaagtactggctgctaaccaaaaggttggggattcGAACCCCCCAGTGGTTCTGAGggagaaggcctggcaatctgcttccgtaaatattacagcagttctactctgcgtcctggggtctccatgagtcgaaacagactcaagggcacctaacaacaacaacaagaaaaacgtAAATTAAAACTCCAACAAGATAGCAATTTGTTATCTGTCATGTTTACAAACTCTCAGTGTTTCAGAACACACCGTGTGGCTCTGTCTGTGGGGTGGTAATCAGGGCACTGCCTAATTGCTATGAGAGTGTGAATTCACATTGACAAGATCTATCAACATTaccgcagttgttaagagctcagctgctaacccaaaggtcgacggttcaaatccaccagctatttcttggaaaccctatggggcagttccactctgtcctatatgagtcagaatctacttgatagcaacaagtttttttttatcaacGTAACAAATACACTTACCTTTGAcctggaggtccctgggtggtgcaaactgttaactctgctccgctgttaaccaaaagtttggaagttcaagtccacccataggtgccttggaagaaaagcctgttgatctacttctgaaaactcagctattgaaaaccctgtggagcacagtttactccgacacacgtggggtcaccatgagttggaagagactcagtggcaactggttttactttTCACCCAGCACTTCTACCTCTAGGAATTTACCCTAAAGATACACTAGAACATGTCTGGACTAAAGGTTAGTCCTGCTAAAGGTTAGTCACTGCAGCGTAGCTTGGGAACGGTCTGAATAGCATGTACCGGGAGATGGCTGGGTACATTTTGGAAGGGCCACACAGTGGAACACGATACAACTCTAAAAAGTAATGAGTGTTTTATAGGTCCTAAATGTtaataagcaaacaaaacaaaacctattgccgttgagtcaattctgactcatagcaaccctacaggacagagtagaactgccccatagggtttccaaggagcagctggtggattcaaactccagccttttggttagcagctgtagctcttaaccactgggccatcgtGGCTGT
The DNA window shown above is from Loxodonta africana isolate mLoxAfr1 chromosome 20, mLoxAfr1.hap2, whole genome shotgun sequence and carries:
- the SMIM34 gene encoding small integral membrane protein 34; the protein is MEFPGPVMMRLFHTWPSATPVTVTRWTPQGPARPGQCPVVAPAEGPDGLLREPQPDPASALPWNLLRDHMQGKNTTNSTRALKLPDGTSAAWYILTIIGIYGVIFLFRLASNILGKNDKPLEDIYYSNLTSKLKNKELQSKAAQRSAPTVDNRATPEPNQASTGPTHGDSGPQAGTQGIP